The Bradyrhizobium barranii subsp. barranii genome segment TGATTGTCGCGGAAGGCGGCCTGCATCGGATGCAGCTCATCGCCCTTGGCGATGCCTTCGATGGTGGTGACGCTGGCGCCGTCGGCCTGGCCCGCCAGCATGGTGCAGGATTTCACCGCCTTGCCGTCCACGTGTACGACGCAGGCGCCGCACTGGCTGGTGTCGCAGCCGACATGGGTCCCGGTGAGGTTGAGGTGATCCCGCAGGAGCTGGACCAGCAGCGTGCGGTCCTCGACGTCGACGGCAACGGCCTTGCCGTTCACCGTCAGTTTGACTGTAGACACGGAATATACCTCCCCGGATTGATTTTGATTGTTTCTAATTAGAGACCGCCGCCCCCTGACATTGCAACTAGGATTTTGGTCACGCCGGTCATGGAAAAGTCATCGATCCTGACGAGCGGGCAATGACTTGGGCCGGCGAAGCGGGTCAATCGCCGCAAAATGGTCGGCCCATGTGGGATGCCAGCCGTCATCCCATCCGGTCGGCCTTTGGCCGATAAAGCCCCGGATTGCACGCGCCTGCCGAATTTACCGCCCTTTATCCATTGTGCCCTAGTTTTGCGCATCCGGGTCCGGGGGCGGGGCGCCTCCGGATCACGGCTGAATAGAAAATGGGGGTTGGAATGTCCGGGCGTATCGCGTCGCCGTCGAAGCGCACAATATTTCCGACCCTCCGGTTCCGCGCCAAGATCATCCTCGGCTTCGCCGCGGTGCTGGTGATCTCCGCCGGCAGCATGGCTTTCTCTTAATTTCGGCTTCGAGCGGGTCTCGGCCGGGGTCGGGTCCTACCGCAGCAGCGTCACCGAGGCCGATCTCGCCCGCAACATCGACCGCGAGCTGCTCGCCTACCGCTCGGCCGTCCGTTATTTCGTCGTCACCGGCAAGGAGGACGATGCCAAGGCAGCGCTGGACGCCGAGACCGGTCTGAAGAGCGCCATCGATCAGGCGGTCAAGAGTGCCCAGAAGCCGGCGCGGCAGGAGGGCCTCAACAAGCTCGCCAAGGAATTCTCCAACTTCTCCGCAACCTTCGCCAAAGTCCTCCAGGCCAAGCGCGACAGCGCGCTGCTGGTGCAGAACCAGCTGACGCGCCAAGCCAATCTCCTGAAGTACAAGCTTGACGATATCGGCAACAATGCTTCCGATTCCGAGGCGCAGTCGATCGAGTTCGGCACCAAGCAGGTCAACGCCCAGTTCCAGACCGCGAGCGCCGCAGCCACCAATTTCGTGCTGACCTCCGACCAGGCGATCGCGACCAGCGCGCTGGCGCGGCTGAAATTCGTCGAGAACTCGCTCGGCGCGGTCTATTCCATGGACGACAAGATCGTCGCCGGCCTGAAGGACGCCAAGACCATCCTCGTGGCCTATCGCGAAGCGCTGGAGAAGCTGATCGCCAACGCCAAGATGGTGGATGAGCTCGTCACCGAGATGAGCGGTTCTGCCGGTGCGATCCTGCAAGGAGCCACCGCGATGAAGGCGGACCTCGTCGCCGAACAGCAGCGGCTGGATTCGGAGTCGGAAGCGACCATCGGACGGACCGAGCAACTGGTGCTGATGCTGGCCGTCGGCGGCACGCTGCTCGGCGCGATCCTCGCCTTTCTGCTCGGCACCGGCATCTCGCGTCCGATGATCGCGATGTGCAAGGCGATGCGCGAGCTCGCGTCGGGCAATTTCGACGTCGTGCTGCCGGGCCTCGGCCGCAAGGACGAGATCGGCGAGATGGCCGGCGCGGTCGAGGAATTCAAGGTTCAGGCCGTGGCCAAGGCCGAGCGCGACGCCGCCGCCAGCGACGCCCAGAACAAGGAACTGGCCACCGCACGCCGTTCCGAGCTGATTCGCTTCGCCGATGACTTTGAAAGCGCGGTCGGTGCCATCTTGTCGAACGTGTCGGCTTCCGCCGTGCAGCTCGAATCGGCGGCTTCCACGCTGACCCGAACCGCCGAAACCACGCAGACCCTGTCGAGCCAGGTCGCCGGTGTCTCCGAGCAGGCCTCGAGCAACATGCAGTCGGTCGCAACTGCCACCGAAGAGCTTTCGGCCTCGGTCGAGGAGATCGGCCGCCAGGTCCGCGATTCCAGCCGCATCGCGGAAGCTGCGGTGGTTCAGGCCAAGGAAACCGACGGCCGGATCGGCAAGCTGTCGCACGCCGCCCAGCAGATCGGCGAGGTGGTCAAACTGATCACCGCGATCGCCGAGCAGACCAACCTTCTGGCGCTCAACGCCACCATCGAGGCGGCGCGCGCGGGCGAGGCCGGCCGCGGCTTTGCCGTGGTCGCCAGCGAAGTGAAGTCGCTGGCCAGCCAGACCGCGAAGGCCACCGACGAGATTTCTTCGCACATCGCGGGCATGCAGGGCGCGACGGCCGAGTCAGTCGCCGCGATCAAGGAGATCGGCGCCACCATCGGCAAGATTTCGTCGATCTCGACCTCGATCGCGAGCGCCGTGGAAGAGCAGGGCGCCGCGACGCAGGAGATTGCCCGCAGCGTCCAGACCGTCGCGCAGGGCACCCAGACCGCCGCCACCGACATCGGCCAGGTCAACCGTGGCGCCGCCGAAACCGGCTCGGCGTCGGAGGAGGTCCTGAATTCGGCCAAAACCCTGTCCAGCGAAAGCACCCGCCTGCGCGCCGAGCTCGACCGGTTCATGGGGAATATCCGGGCGGCGTAGCTGCGCTACGCCTGAGGCCCTCGCGGTCGCTCCATTCTCGGCTGTCGTCCCCGCGTTCGCGGGGACGACAGGCTCGGCCGCGTCACCTAACCGCAAGTTGCGACGCCATAAATTTACCGTGGCTTATCCTTTGCACTCTACCGTGCTCCCGAGTCAGGAAGCGGGCTGCTTCCGGGCTGCGCCTAGTTTTCCGCGAATGGAATGGGGTGGGGAATGCCCGTCAAGTCGACGCCGAACACATCGAAGCTCTTCACCCTGCGTTTTCGTGCAAAAATCATCCTCGGCTTCGTGGCGGTGCTGGCCATCCTCGCCGTCAGCATGGCTTTCGCCTATTTCGGCTTCGAGCGGATCCAGGCCGCCGTGGCCTCCTACCGGGCCAGCGTGTCGGAAGCGGACCTCGCGCGGACCGTGGACCGCGAGCTGATCGCCTATCAGGGACTGGCGCGGGCCTATACGCTGACGGGCGCGACCGATGACGAGACCGCGGCCAAGGCCGCCGAAGAGAATCTGAAGGGCGCGATCGCCAAGTCGGTGGCGGCCACGACCGGCGCGGCGCGCCGCGAGCAGGTCGGCAAGCTCGAGGCCGAATTCCAGCGCTTCACCAAGGTGTTCGGTGAGATCATCACGCTGACGCGCGAGAACAACAAGATCGCCGCCGACGAGCTCAACAGCGTCGGCAACAAGATCCGCTTCAAGTTCGACGATCTCGCCGATACGGCCGCGCTGGCGGGCCTGAACTCGGTTCAGACCACCGCCAAGGACGTCACCTCGCAATATCTCGCGGTCTCGACCTCGGTCAGCGCCTTCGTCGCCA includes the following:
- a CDS encoding (2Fe-2S)-binding protein yields the protein MSTVKLTVNGKAVAVDVEDRTLLVQLLRDHLNLTGTHVGCDTSQCGACVVHVDGKAVKSCTMLAGQADGASVTTIEGIAKGDELHPMQAAFRDNHGLQCGYCTPGMIMSAIDIVHRHGGQLDEPTVRQELEGNICRCTGYHNIVKAVLDAAGRMKVSQAAE